In the genome of Leptospira dzoumogneensis, one region contains:
- a CDS encoding adenylate/guanylate cyclase domain-containing protein produces MKSLKIIPLILFLVLTLFSCRSKSSSKISPLAENGVLDLRDWNFAEDGIVKLDGEWKFQWMKLAVSRPDLGPKDAAIHVVNIPGNWNQIPKLEGMNPLMAFGYGTYTLKIIPGQNQGRLMMHFQGAGTAASIYLDGKKIMGNGVVGPDNNSSRPQYLPLYVAIGQPNKEMLLQVEISNFDHYKGGLWESLRMGTEADLLNFRDNSSFSEMFLFGSIIIMALYHFGLYSLRRRDMTGLFFGAFCASICLRIFVTGERFLIQKFPHLPWEFFNKLEYISFYLAVPFFVYYLDALYPHSFSAKLRKFFIGFNLIVSTIVVVTPASIYTHTLIPFQVCLIFAILWIFFVLVRLVRNGAEGSLMAIAGMIALTAAAINDSLYSQAVINTGYYLPLGLFVFIFVQSYLLSFRFSQAFLYIERLSDNLLEVNKAYSRFVPLAFLKFLNKSDITEIGLGDQVQREMTILFSDIRSFTQLSEKMTPKDNFDFLNSYMRKMGPIIRKHGGFIDKYLGDGIMALFPSLPDQALDAAMEMLRELESLNQSRADRHYEPIQIGIGLHTGTLMLGTIGEEERMDGTVISDAVNLASRIEGLTKEFHANLLLSESTYRKLKNRRKYSFKKLGKVKVKGKSKSSEVYEVLG; encoded by the coding sequence ATGAAATCTCTCAAAATTATTCCACTCATACTATTCCTGGTACTAACGTTATTCTCTTGTAGAAGCAAAAGTTCCTCTAAAATTTCCCCTCTTGCGGAGAACGGAGTTTTGGATCTGAGAGATTGGAATTTCGCAGAAGACGGTATCGTAAAATTGGATGGAGAGTGGAAATTCCAATGGATGAAACTTGCTGTCTCTCGGCCTGATCTTGGACCAAAGGATGCAGCGATCCATGTAGTAAATATTCCGGGTAACTGGAATCAAATTCCTAAGCTAGAAGGAATGAATCCTTTGATGGCTTTCGGATATGGGACTTATACTTTAAAAATTATCCCTGGTCAAAATCAAGGAAGGCTTATGATGCATTTCCAGGGCGCCGGAACTGCCGCTTCTATCTATTTGGATGGGAAGAAGATCATGGGAAATGGTGTTGTAGGTCCGGACAATAACTCATCTCGTCCTCAATATCTTCCTCTGTATGTTGCGATCGGACAACCGAACAAGGAGATGTTACTTCAAGTAGAGATCTCTAATTTCGATCATTATAAGGGAGGACTTTGGGAATCTCTTAGAATGGGAACGGAAGCGGACCTTCTGAACTTCAGAGACAATAGCTCTTTCAGCGAGATGTTCTTGTTCGGAAGTATTATCATCATGGCATTATACCATTTCGGTCTGTATTCCTTAAGAAGGAGGGACATGACCGGGTTGTTCTTCGGAGCATTCTGCGCGAGCATCTGTCTTAGGATCTTTGTTACCGGAGAAAGATTCCTGATCCAAAAATTTCCTCATCTACCTTGGGAATTTTTTAATAAACTGGAATATATTTCTTTCTACTTGGCCGTTCCGTTTTTCGTTTATTATCTGGATGCATTATATCCTCATTCATTCTCCGCTAAGTTAAGAAAGTTTTTCATCGGATTTAATCTGATAGTATCCACGATAGTGGTGGTCACTCCTGCGAGTATTTATACCCATACTCTGATCCCTTTCCAAGTATGTTTGATTTTTGCAATATTATGGATCTTCTTCGTATTAGTTCGTTTGGTAAGGAATGGAGCGGAAGGTTCCTTGATGGCGATCGCAGGAATGATCGCATTAACCGCGGCCGCTATCAATGATAGTTTGTATTCTCAGGCAGTTATCAATACGGGATATTATCTTCCTTTAGGATTATTCGTTTTCATATTCGTCCAGTCTTATCTGCTCTCCTTCCGGTTTTCCCAGGCATTCTTATACATAGAACGTTTATCGGATAATTTATTAGAAGTGAACAAAGCCTATAGTAGATTTGTTCCTTTGGCATTTTTGAAATTTTTGAATAAGAGTGATATTACCGAGATCGGTTTAGGAGATCAGGTCCAAAGAGAAATGACCATCCTATTTTCTGATATCAGATCCTTTACCCAACTTTCGGAGAAGATGACTCCAAAAGATAATTTCGACTTCTTAAATTCTTATATGAGAAAAATGGGACCGATTATCCGCAAACACGGCGGGTTCATAGATAAGTATCTGGGTGATGGAATTATGGCACTCTTTCCAAGTTTACCCGATCAAGCCTTGGATGCTGCAATGGAAATGCTCAGAGAATTAGAAAGCCTAAACCAATCCAGAGCGGATCGACATTATGAACCTATACAAATCGGCATCGGACTTCATACTGGAACATTGATGTTAGGAACAATCGGGGAAGAAGAAAGAATGGATGGGACAGTGATCTCCGATGCGGTCAATCTTGCTTCTCGTATCGAAGGATTGACCAAGGAGTTTCATGCGAACCTTCTACTCAGCGAAAGTACATACCGCAAGTTGAAGAATCGCAGAAAGTATTCCTTTAAAAAATTAGGCAAAGTAAAAGTAAAAGGAAAATCCAAGTCCAGCGAAGTATACGAGGTCTTGGGCTGA
- a CDS encoding alpha/beta fold hydrolase, with product MITLATSVFGIVLCKGEIIKTSVHGPTGKISYKDEGFGGMPVVFIHSFGGNVSHWQEIKESLIPSRRVVRIELRGHGDSEFPKDGDYRISSMAQDLATVVNLLGLQRFVLVGHSMGGSVALQYAGENPSRVAGLVLVDSNGDPKKLPESIRTQIKNALYSDAYVQTTEDYWEQLLANSRSEVKERLMGELTRTPKDMVIKITSELLDYDPNHSLKRYVGPKLAIVTSENDDQFALHRLHLGFPHTVVANAGHWLQLDQPEEFRNILETFLQKF from the coding sequence ATGATTACTTTAGCAACTTCCGTTTTTGGCATTGTTCTTTGTAAAGGTGAAATTATCAAAACATCCGTCCATGGCCCTACAGGGAAAATTTCCTATAAGGACGAAGGATTTGGCGGAATGCCTGTGGTGTTTATCCATTCTTTCGGAGGGAATGTTTCTCATTGGCAAGAGATCAAAGAATCTCTTATTCCAAGCAGAAGAGTGGTCCGAATAGAACTTAGAGGTCATGGAGATTCCGAATTTCCCAAAGACGGAGATTATAGGATCTCTTCTATGGCACAGGATCTAGCTACAGTTGTCAATCTTCTGGGGTTACAAAGATTCGTACTCGTAGGTCATAGTATGGGGGGAAGTGTAGCATTACAATACGCAGGTGAAAATCCAAGTAGAGTAGCCGGGCTTGTTCTTGTGGATTCCAATGGTGATCCTAAAAAATTGCCCGAGTCAATTCGCACTCAGATCAAGAATGCATTATATTCGGATGCGTATGTGCAAACCACCGAAGACTATTGGGAACAATTATTGGCAAATTCCAGATCGGAAGTGAAAGAAAGGCTGATGGGAGAATTAACCAGAACTCCTAAAGATATGGTGATCAAGATCACGTCCGAATTATTGGATTATGATCCGAACCATTCTTTAAAAAGATATGTGGGTCCGAAACTTGCGATAGTCACATCTGAAAACGATGATCAATTTGCATTACATAGACTTCATTTAGGATTTCCTCATACTGTGGTTGCAAATGCTGGACACTGGCTGCAATTGGATCAACCGGAAGAATTCCGCAATATATTGGAAACCTTCTTACAAAAATTCTAA
- a CDS encoding helix-turn-helix transcriptional regulator — protein sequence MRADRLLNILLHLQAKGRTTAKELSKKLEISERTVHRDMEALSSAGIPIYAERGIGGGWSLSEGYRTNLTGFKKEEVISLLLVHSSRVLEDLGKKKDFDSAFVKLMASLPPAYRKDAETARQRIHIDGLGWGRAIRELPLLPILQDAVWEEKKVKIIYEKEGGKPEPRIIEPYGLVAKDTIWYVVAKRGKEMRVYRISRIKEAAITAERFERPKKFDLSKYWEEWIKEFKSRVPKYLIKVKVTDATAEHIKSLPYMKCLSQKPMAKGFTEMVIDMETKEWALGSMLQYCDSVFVLEPLELQEAIRHKAKQILKIYE from the coding sequence ATGAGAGCTGACAGGCTTCTAAATATTTTATTGCATCTGCAGGCAAAAGGAAGGACCACAGCAAAGGAACTTTCTAAAAAATTAGAAATTTCAGAAAGAACCGTTCATAGGGATATGGAAGCTCTTTCTTCCGCTGGAATTCCAATTTATGCAGAGAGAGGGATCGGCGGAGGCTGGAGTTTAAGCGAGGGTTATAGGACAAACCTTACTGGTTTTAAAAAAGAAGAGGTGATCTCCCTGCTCTTGGTCCATTCTTCTCGTGTTTTAGAAGACTTAGGAAAGAAGAAGGATTTCGATTCTGCTTTCGTCAAACTCATGGCCTCTCTTCCTCCCGCTTATAGAAAGGATGCGGAAACTGCGAGACAAAGGATCCATATAGACGGCCTAGGTTGGGGCCGCGCTATCAGAGAACTTCCACTTCTTCCTATATTACAAGACGCGGTTTGGGAAGAAAAAAAAGTAAAGATCATCTATGAGAAAGAAGGTGGAAAACCGGAACCAAGGATCATAGAACCCTATGGACTCGTAGCTAAAGACACGATTTGGTATGTAGTCGCAAAACGTGGAAAAGAAATGAGAGTCTATCGTATCTCTCGTATCAAAGAAGCCGCAATAACCGCGGAAAGATTTGAAAGACCTAAAAAATTCGATCTAAGCAAATATTGGGAAGAATGGATCAAAGAATTCAAATCAAGAGTCCCTAAATATCTGATCAAAGTTAAGGTCACGGATGCCACTGCGGAACATATCAAAAGTCTTCCTTATATGAAATGCCTGAGCCAAAAACCTATGGCAAAAGGTTTTACAGAAATGGTAATCGATATGGAAACAAAAGAATGGGCGTTAGGAAGTATGCTTCAATACTGCGATTCTGTTTTTGTTTTGGAACCTTTGGAATTACAGGAAGCAATTCGACATAAGGCCAAACAAATCCTGAAAATTTACGAATAA
- a CDS encoding GGDEF domain-containing protein, with protein MSSSPKNYWIRNPNFLENQEDAILISDNKGKLLDSNVQAKELGLIPEKNDLKHSAWYKKLSNADSKEHSHLTLHLSSGKRRFICRAVPILVDEKEPAKAFYFRDITEKSFTEAKAKRYETLFRRRENRIKELEIRDKLTGLFNREYTIESFQAEIYRAERSGTTIGVVYLHIDGLKEINEIFGNNGGDLLLKEMGRILLENSRRSDISSRIGGEKFLLLLPGAHKNIVLERAEKIKRLFSESSSNGSWGEVKITLSLGVAMYPEDGSTYDILLQKVQIGN; from the coding sequence ATGTCTTCTTCTCCTAAAAACTATTGGATCCGAAATCCGAACTTTCTGGAAAACCAGGAAGACGCTATTCTCATCTCAGACAATAAAGGAAAACTTTTGGATTCAAATGTTCAGGCAAAAGAGCTTGGACTTATCCCGGAAAAGAACGATCTAAAACATTCTGCTTGGTACAAGAAACTTTCAAACGCGGATTCCAAAGAACATTCTCATCTTACATTACATCTTTCTTCCGGCAAAAGGAGATTCATATGCAGGGCGGTCCCGATCTTAGTGGATGAAAAAGAACCTGCAAAGGCATTCTATTTCAGGGACATCACCGAAAAATCTTTTACGGAAGCAAAGGCTAAAAGATATGAAACCCTTTTTAGAAGACGAGAAAACAGAATTAAAGAATTAGAGATCCGCGATAAACTCACAGGGCTTTTCAATAGAGAATACACGATCGAATCCTTCCAAGCGGAAATTTATAGAGCGGAAAGAAGCGGAACCACGATCGGTGTGGTTTATTTGCATATAGACGGATTAAAAGAGATCAACGAAATATTCGGAAATAACGGAGGAGACCTTCTTCTTAAAGAAATGGGAAGGATACTTTTGGAAAATTCCAGAAGGAGCGATATCTCTTCCAGGATCGGAGGCGAAAAATTCTTACTTCTTCTTCCGGGAGCGCATAAGAATATAGTTTTGGAAAGAGCGGAGAAGATCAAAAGATTATTTTCAGAATCCAGTTCCAACGGTTCTTGGGGAGAAGTGAAAATCACCTTGTCCTTAGGAGTTGCGATGTATCCGGAAGACGGTTCCACATACGATATTCTTCTGCAAAAAGTCCAAATAGGAAATTAA
- a CDS encoding class I SAM-dependent methyltransferase, with amino-acid sequence MTHVEKFEGERAQVYERRIGKMIPFYSGIMELVAIYLLENTPENGKILSVGCGTGADFAKLLKISPDRFSITGLDPSPEMIEQARKKFPQSKFICGTVGELPLAEEYDSVTLLFVLHFLPDTGDKLSILKEIYARLKKGGSLILFDLFDSEPNGRETLFQNIKSYLINFQGWEEEAVEIYLKRVFELHRIPGTRYTELLQEAGFSVSSQKFRSLHVGGWIATK; translated from the coding sequence ATGACCCACGTAGAAAAGTTCGAAGGCGAAAGAGCACAGGTTTACGAGAGAAGAATAGGAAAGATGATCCCGTTCTATTCAGGGATCATGGAATTGGTAGCGATCTATCTTTTAGAAAATACTCCTGAAAATGGAAAGATCTTATCCGTAGGCTGCGGAACAGGAGCAGACTTTGCCAAATTATTAAAAATTTCTCCGGATCGGTTTTCAATTACAGGCTTAGACCCTTCTCCTGAAATGATCGAACAGGCTCGGAAAAAATTCCCTCAATCGAAATTCATCTGCGGAACTGTGGGAGAACTTCCACTTGCAGAAGAATATGATTCCGTTACTCTGCTATTCGTTTTACATTTTCTTCCGGACACAGGAGATAAACTTTCTATCCTAAAAGAGATCTATGCAAGATTGAAAAAAGGCGGAAGTTTGATCTTATTCGATCTATTCGATTCGGAACCGAATGGAAGAGAAACTTTATTCCAAAATATAAAATCTTATCTAATCAATTTCCAAGGTTGGGAAGAAGAAGCAGTCGAGATCTATTTAAAAAGAGTATTCGAACTACATCGTATTCCGGGTACCAGATACACGGAACTCTTGCAAGAAGCTGGATTTTCAGTCAGTTCTCAAAAATTCAGATCCTTGCATGTAGGTGGATGGATCGCTACCAAATAA
- a CDS encoding DUF4442 domain-containing protein, protein MKLYTSDKKESISSWWLRFRLNHWPCLWCTGGKIQFISSDLRELHVSLKKNLRTLNRVGTIYGGSIYSSVDPYYMLMMMWILGPDYVVWDKAAKVKFVRPILGKVKIRFLISEELIEKTKQDILEKGEIVFDLPAKYEDEEGNVYATFEKTIYAASKEFYEEKLASKNMTSSFKPSKRS, encoded by the coding sequence ATGAAATTATATACTAGCGATAAAAAAGAATCCATCTCCTCTTGGTGGCTGCGTTTTCGTTTGAATCATTGGCCTTGTTTATGGTGCACGGGTGGAAAAATACAATTCATCTCCTCTGACTTGAGAGAGCTTCATGTAAGTTTAAAAAAAAATCTTCGTACATTGAATCGAGTCGGAACAATTTACGGGGGGAGTATCTATAGTTCTGTGGATCCGTACTATATGTTGATGATGATGTGGATACTCGGGCCCGACTATGTTGTTTGGGACAAGGCTGCAAAAGTAAAATTCGTCCGGCCGATCCTCGGAAAAGTAAAGATCCGATTTTTGATCTCCGAAGAATTGATCGAAAAAACAAAACAAGATATATTAGAAAAAGGTGAAATCGTTTTCGATCTTCCCGCAAAATACGAAGACGAAGAAGGAAATGTATATGCCACCTTCGAAAAAACGATCTATGCAGCTTCTAAAGAGTTTTATGAGGAGAAGTTAGCTTCTAAAAACATGACTTCTTCATTTAAACCAAGTAAAAGAAGCTAA
- a CDS encoding ricin-type beta-trefoil lectin domain protein — MKSSKVFSSRIVAAAFICAVSLIGAGCKDSSSNYDSLLFLVQSNGKSGGNLPADINYKAEYLTPAPLDQPSGIPFEGGGTKGKNSRSPIPVYAPKLQIDPQSWMSSGYQSRSNTQLRNICIPGTHDSGTYGIQGIDENISQTQEYTVGEQLALGYRYFDLRIKKISGQFKIHHGSSVSVSAQEVFQHISSFVNNRKKEIVFVHIQNVDSMSDAEHYELKDQLVLPYLGSRMAPRSLGNSVNFSQLWDLDKNVILIWGGGNYADLSERYWNQGQTMKSDWQNTGSEGDLIKALRARIKDNREGKFYVAQMILTPNASQIIFPPYWGSIQDLTNDKLDHASFVYDLDREAKKSGQRINIAMVDFAGPQFSQYAFEACMDVNDLEPRYFTLKSKQSNLCLDVSSSGTDNGTRVQVWNCNNTNAQKWFYEHSTSHLRSKLNNDKCLDNGAENWNGGKIVLWDCRDNIDNMRFDFYDDSMRVRQNESIAVDANGSTSGSLVSQWTWHGGNNQRWEKNYETPYFALVNQASNLCLDVNKSSTDNGARIQVYNCNGTDAQKWYYDASNSFLRSKLNPYKCMDNGGEARNGGKIALWDCKDMNNMRFDFVGDSIRNRINSLYAVDANGTSSGSLVSQWEFKNTSNQLWKKSY, encoded by the coding sequence ATGAAAAGTTCCAAGGTGTTTTCCTCCCGAATCGTCGCAGCCGCATTTATTTGTGCTGTGTCCCTGATTGGAGCCGGATGTAAAGATTCCTCCTCAAACTACGATTCTTTGTTATTTTTAGTCCAATCCAACGGTAAATCCGGGGGAAATCTCCCGGCAGACATAAATTATAAGGCGGAATACCTGACTCCTGCTCCTTTGGACCAACCGAGCGGAATTCCTTTCGAGGGAGGCGGAACCAAGGGCAAAAATAGTAGAAGCCCAATTCCAGTTTATGCCCCTAAATTACAGATAGATCCACAATCTTGGATGAGCAGCGGATACCAATCCAGATCCAATACTCAGCTCAGGAATATTTGTATCCCAGGAACACATGACTCAGGGACGTACGGGATCCAGGGAATCGACGAAAATATTTCCCAAACTCAGGAATACACTGTGGGAGAACAATTGGCTCTCGGGTATCGTTACTTCGATCTAAGGATCAAAAAGATCAGCGGGCAATTTAAGATCCACCACGGATCCAGCGTTTCCGTTTCCGCTCAGGAAGTTTTCCAACATATCTCCAGTTTCGTGAATAATCGTAAAAAAGAGATCGTATTCGTTCATATCCAAAACGTGGACAGTATGAGCGATGCGGAACATTACGAACTGAAAGACCAACTGGTTCTTCCTTATTTAGGTTCCAGAATGGCGCCTCGTAGTTTAGGAAATTCCGTGAACTTCTCCCAACTTTGGGATCTAGATAAGAACGTAATCCTCATCTGGGGCGGCGGAAATTACGCAGACTTATCTGAACGGTATTGGAACCAAGGCCAGACAATGAAGAGCGATTGGCAGAATACAGGAAGTGAAGGAGATCTGATTAAAGCGCTTAGAGCTCGTATCAAGGACAATAGAGAAGGTAAATTTTACGTAGCTCAAATGATCCTGACTCCGAATGCTTCTCAGATCATTTTCCCTCCTTATTGGGGAAGTATACAAGATCTCACCAATGATAAATTGGATCATGCAAGTTTTGTTTATGACTTGGATAGAGAAGCTAAAAAATCGGGACAACGTATCAATATTGCGATGGTAGATTTTGCGGGTCCTCAATTCTCTCAATATGCTTTCGAAGCATGTATGGATGTGAACGATCTGGAACCGAGATACTTCACTTTAAAAAGTAAACAATCCAATCTATGTTTAGATGTGAGTAGCAGCGGAACAGATAACGGAACTCGTGTCCAAGTTTGGAATTGCAACAATACTAACGCTCAAAAATGGTTCTATGAACATTCTACAAGTCATCTAAGAAGCAAACTGAATAATGATAAATGTTTGGATAATGGCGCGGAGAATTGGAACGGAGGAAAGATAGTTCTCTGGGATTGTAGAGATAATATAGATAATATGAGATTCGATTTTTACGACGATTCTATGAGAGTTAGACAAAACGAATCTATTGCTGTAGATGCTAACGGTTCTACCAGCGGTTCCCTGGTCAGTCAGTGGACTTGGCATGGCGGAAACAACCAACGTTGGGAGAAAAATTATGAAACTCCTTACTTTGCTTTGGTCAACCAAGCTTCTAATCTTTGTCTAGATGTAAATAAGAGCAGCACAGACAATGGAGCAAGGATCCAAGTTTATAACTGTAACGGTACGGATGCTCAAAAATGGTATTACGATGCGAGCAATAGTTTCCTCAGAAGCAAACTGAATCCATATAAATGTATGGATAATGGTGGAGAAGCTCGTAACGGAGGAAAGATCGCTCTCTGGGATTGTAAAGATATGAACAATATGAGATTCGACTTTGTAGGAGATAGTATCCGCAATAGGATCAACTCTTTATATGCAGTTGATGCAAACGGAACTTCCAGTGGATCCTTAGTGAGCCAATGGGAATTCAAAAATACCAGCAACCAACTCTGGAAAAAATCGTATTAA
- a CDS encoding MarR family transcriptional regulator: MTDSKNLSTVSILFHQTIADRLGLHITDHKCVDFLFTQGPQTAGEISKNMGLSTGAVTSLIDRLEKKGLVERKNDPSDRRKVRIFLTQDLAAMQKIGSLFEGLAKSVWEQLSGYTAEELKIILDYNRKSIRIMEEEREKLLQNRPDV, translated from the coding sequence ATGACCGATTCCAAAAACCTGAGCACTGTATCCATTTTGTTCCACCAGACCATCGCGGATCGGCTTGGGCTGCATATTACGGATCACAAATGTGTAGACTTTCTATTTACACAGGGTCCTCAAACCGCAGGAGAGATCTCTAAGAACATGGGACTTAGCACTGGTGCGGTAACTTCTCTCATCGATCGTTTGGAGAAGAAGGGACTGGTAGAACGTAAAAATGATCCGAGTGATAGGAGAAAGGTGAGAATTTTTCTCACCCAAGATTTGGCTGCTATGCAAAAGATAGGAAGCCTATTCGAAGGTTTAGCGAAATCAGTTTGGGAACAACTCTCCGGTTATACAGCCGAAGAATTAAAGATCATTCTGGATTATAACCGCAAATCGATCCGGATCATGGAAGAAGAAAGAGAAAAACTTCTACAGAACCGACCGGATGTATAA
- a CDS encoding SDR family NAD(P)-dependent oxidoreductase, whose product MKALVTGASEGIGREFAKQLAAKGYKITAVARNEARLKQLIDELGKGHTFIIADLSDPKSTAKIQKELEDNHYDLLINNAGFGVYGPFNKADLSRLQAMTRLNIDSLVSLSYSFLKNSQSGDSLMNISSTLGLVPMPSSGVYSATKAFVTSFSESLWYEQRKRGVYVMGLCPGVTVSNFFERAGGDPKDFPKAIAQSAETLVEYALAALKKRSSPTVVSGLPNKVLVKVSKLIGRKATVKLMGKMR is encoded by the coding sequence ATGAAAGCTTTAGTTACAGGAGCAAGCGAAGGGATCGGAAGAGAATTCGCTAAACAATTAGCTGCAAAAGGTTATAAGATCACCGCAGTTGCAAGAAACGAAGCAAGACTCAAACAACTGATAGATGAACTCGGAAAAGGACATACATTCATCATCGCGGATCTATCGGATCCGAAATCAACCGCAAAGATCCAAAAAGAATTAGAAGATAACCATTACGATTTATTAATAAATAATGCAGGGTTCGGAGTATACGGACCGTTCAATAAGGCGGATCTTTCTAGATTACAGGCGATGACCCGTCTTAATATTGATTCTCTTGTTTCTTTATCTTATTCTTTCTTAAAAAATTCCCAATCTGGGGATTCTTTGATGAATATATCCTCTACACTGGGTTTGGTTCCAATGCCATCTTCAGGTGTATATTCTGCAACCAAGGCATTCGTAACTTCTTTCAGTGAGTCCTTATGGTATGAGCAAAGAAAAAGAGGAGTTTATGTTATGGGACTTTGTCCCGGAGTAACGGTTTCCAACTTTTTCGAAAGAGCAGGAGGAGATCCGAAAGATTTTCCAAAAGCAATCGCTCAATCCGCGGAAACTTTGGTGGAATATGCTTTGGCAGCTTTGAAAAAAAGAAGTTCCCCTACCGTGGTTTCAGGACTTCCGAATAAAGTTTTAGTAAAAGTTTCTAAGCTGATCGGAAGAAAGGCTACAGTTAAATTGATGGGAAAAATGAGGTAA
- a CDS encoding MIP/aquaporin family protein has product MTSPFFGEFLGTFVLILLGDGVVAGVLLEKSKAKDSGWIVITAAWAFAVILGVFTAKAFGSADAHLNPAVTLAFAVQSGEYSKIPIYLPAQFLGAFLGAVAVYLHYLPHWKETKDSGKILAVFSTDPAISNPPSNFISEFLGTFLLILGIHSIFSPQIADVTTPIGVGYVGLLVWVIGLSMGGTTGYAINPARDLGPRLAHYILPIANKGNSGWKYAWLPILAPLAGGVFAGIFLKTLL; this is encoded by the coding sequence ATGACGTCCCCTTTTTTTGGAGAATTTTTAGGCACATTTGTGCTCATACTTTTAGGAGACGGAGTAGTAGCCGGAGTTTTATTAGAAAAATCTAAAGCAAAAGATTCCGGTTGGATCGTGATCACCGCTGCTTGGGCATTCGCAGTCATCTTGGGAGTTTTTACTGCCAAAGCATTCGGAAGTGCGGATGCTCATTTAAATCCAGCAGTTACTTTGGCATTTGCTGTCCAGTCGGGAGAATATTCTAAAATTCCAATATACCTTCCTGCACAATTTTTGGGAGCGTTCTTAGGAGCGGTGGCTGTTTATCTGCATTATCTTCCTCATTGGAAAGAGACAAAGGACTCGGGAAAAATTTTGGCCGTATTCTCCACGGATCCTGCAATCTCAAATCCTCCTTCTAACTTTATTAGTGAATTTTTAGGCACCTTCTTATTGATCTTAGGGATACATTCTATCTTCTCCCCTCAGATCGCAGACGTAACCACTCCGATCGGCGTAGGATACGTGGGTCTTCTGGTTTGGGTGATCGGACTTTCTATGGGAGGAACCACCGGATATGCGATCAATCCGGCGAGAGATCTTGGACCTAGGTTAGCACATTATATTCTTCCTATCGCGAACAAAGGAAATTCAGGATGGAAATATGCGTGGCTTCCCATTCTTGCGCCTTTAGCTGGCGGAGTATTTGCCGGAATATTCTTAAAAACACTATTATAG
- a CDS encoding glycerophosphodiester phosphodiesterase, which yields MKSFNIKQTFLIFFLILSCSGEQIRNKPIEGNLDLQGHRGARGLKPENTWPAFEEALSQGMTTIEFDTVLTKDQKIIIHHDSESNPALCSKKDGSEIVSRSIYELTLSELKELDCGTKKNPKFPEQISVPGTELLTIQEFFEKVQTWERTGKRKIIPKFNIETKFPNDEQSKVSNEILEAHVNLLIKAIETAKVTDRATIQSFYLPAISLVKKKNPKIKTSALFSLTYPQGAAMKFGFGDSRRELVLNQTKELKADIISPYFLYVTDEFVSKAHSLGIKVIPWTVNDTKEMERLIEAGVDGIITDYPDRLNSVLKKH from the coding sequence ATGAAATCATTTAATATTAAACAAACATTCTTAATATTCTTTTTGATCCTCTCTTGTTCGGGAGAACAAATTCGAAACAAACCTATTGAAGGGAATCTAGATCTACAAGGCCATAGAGGAGCTAGAGGCCTAAAACCGGAAAACACCTGGCCGGCATTCGAAGAAGCGCTCTCCCAAGGAATGACCACTATAGAGTTTGACACTGTTCTAACCAAAGATCAGAAAATTATAATACACCATGATTCTGAATCCAATCCGGCATTATGTTCTAAAAAAGACGGATCAGAGATCGTTTCAAGATCCATCTATGAACTTACTCTTTCAGAATTAAAAGAATTAGATTGCGGAACCAAAAAGAACCCTAAATTCCCTGAGCAGATCTCCGTTCCTGGAACGGAACTTTTAACCATCCAAGAATTTTTCGAAAAAGTGCAAACCTGGGAAAGAACAGGAAAAAGAAAAATTATCCCTAAGTTCAATATAGAGACCAAATTCCCGAATGATGAGCAATCAAAAGTCTCGAATGAAATTTTAGAGGCACATGTAAATCTTCTGATCAAAGCAATTGAAACTGCAAAGGTAACGGATCGTGCGACAATCCAATCTTTTTATCTTCCTGCAATTTCCTTAGTGAAAAAGAAAAATCCTAAGATCAAAACGTCTGCGTTATTCTCACTCACCTATCCCCAAGGTGCTGCAATGAAATTCGGGTTCGGTGATTCCAGAAGAGAACTTGTTTTAAATCAAACTAAAGAACTAAAAGCGGATATTATTTCTCCTTATTTTTTATATGTAACGGATGAATTCGTTTCAAAGGCTCATTCTTTAGGAATTAAAGTGATCCCATGGACAGTGAACGATACAAAAGAAATGGAAAGATTAATAGAAGCAGGTGTGGACGGAATTATTACAGATTATCCGGATCGATTGAATTCTGTTCTCAAAAAACATTAG